A genomic region of Zea mays cultivar B73 chromosome 6, Zm-B73-REFERENCE-NAM-5.0, whole genome shotgun sequence contains the following coding sequences:
- the LOC103629630 gene encoding 40S ribosomal protein S14-like isoform X1 produces the protein MSRRKTREPKEENVTLGPTVREGEYVFGVAHIFASFNDTFIHITDLSGRETLVRITGGMKVKADRDESSPYAAMLAAQDVAQRCKELGITALHIKLRATGGNKTKTPGPGAQSALRALARSGMKIGRIEDVTPVPTDSTRRKGGRRGRRL, from the exons ATG TCGAGGAGGAAGACCAGGGAGCCCAAGGAGGAGAACGTCACCCTTGGACCCACTGTCCGTGAAGGAGAGTATGTCTTTGGTGTTGCTCACATCTTTGCATCCTTCAATGACACCTTCATT CATATCACTGATTTGTCTGGGAGGGAAACTCTGGTTCGGATCACCG GTGGCATGAAGGTGAAGGCTGACCGTGACGAGTCGTCACCTTACgctgctatgcttgctgctcaaGATGTCGCACAGCGCTGCAAG GAGCTTGGCATTACTGCACTGCACATTAAGCTTCGTGCCACCGGAGGCAACAAGACCAAGACCCCTGGACCTGGTGCCCAGTCTGCCCTCAGGGCGCTTGCTCGTTCCGGGATGAAAATCGGACGCATTG AGGACGTTACCCCGGTCCCCACGGACAGCACTCGCAGAAAGGGCGGTAGGAGGGGAAGGAGGCTGTAG
- the LOC103629630 gene encoding 40S ribosomal protein S14-like, translated as MSRRKTREPKEENVTLGPTVREGEYVFGVAHIFASFNDTFIHITDLSGRETLVRITGGMKVKADRDESSPYAAMLAAQDVAQRCKELGITALHIKLRATGGNKTKTPGPGAQSALRALARSGMKIGRIEDVTPVPTDSTRR; from the exons ATG TCGAGGAGGAAGACCAGGGAGCCCAAGGAGGAGAACGTCACCCTTGGACCCACTGTCCGTGAAGGAGAGTATGTCTTTGGTGTTGCTCACATCTTTGCATCCTTCAATGACACCTTCATT CATATCACTGATTTGTCTGGGAGGGAAACTCTGGTTCGGATCACCG GTGGCATGAAGGTGAAGGCTGACCGTGACGAGTCGTCACCTTACgctgctatgcttgctgctcaaGATGTCGCACAGCGCTGCAAG GAGCTTGGCATTACTGCACTGCACATTAAGCTTCGTGCCACCGGAGGCAACAAGACCAAGACCCCTGGACCTGGTGCCCAGTCTGCCCTCAGGGCGCTTGCTCGTTCCGGGATGAAAATCGGACGCATTG AGGACGTTACCCCGGTCCCCACGGACAGCACTCGCAGAAAG